In Candidatus Anaeroferrophillus wilburensis, one DNA window encodes the following:
- a CDS encoding response regulator, which translates to MDPLHVLVVDDEQDLRDGSERILIRMGFRVSKAARGDEGLKIIEQEPVAIVLLDLKMPGMDGMEVLERIKKINEEIVVIVITGFATVETAIEAMKMGAYDFIPKPFEPDHLRIVVRRAQERVHLFNEAEQLEKERQRTLADLDAEKSRTRTIIEALPSGVVVTNTEGVVVLMNPAFLWCLGLDAEMKPGREIEHYSNDEGFCRMVRELSHGGCENMKEPPTYEFALPDNKFLLAEGQAIVNEEDDCLGAVVILVDVTALKALDQLKSEFVAKVSHELRSPLSTIHEQLVMVEKKPTKDQYILSRAREKTQGLISLIGDLLDLSRIEAGNMGAVAKPVSLAELLANIVDFIGAQAQGRNQTLSLELPEIALPDVVADPMALESIFGNLIANAIKYTQEGGTIKVEVEQVDSQIQVAVIDNGYGMEARQLEKIFDKFYRVKNEKTRYITGTGLGLSIVKSLVEKLNGSITVASEPDKGTTFTVRLPAAAASGNGSQR; encoded by the coding sequence ATCGACCCTTTACACGTGCTGGTAGTTGATGATGAGCAGGACCTGCGGGATGGCTCTGAGCGTATATTAATACGCATGGGGTTTCGGGTTTCCAAAGCAGCCCGGGGTGATGAAGGGCTGAAGATCATCGAACAGGAACCCGTGGCAATCGTCCTCCTTGACCTTAAAATGCCGGGCATGGATGGCATGGAAGTACTGGAAAGAATAAAAAAGATTAATGAGGAGATTGTTGTCATTGTCATCACCGGCTTTGCCACCGTTGAAACAGCCATTGAAGCGATGAAAATGGGGGCCTATGATTTCATTCCAAAGCCCTTTGAACCTGACCATCTGCGGATTGTCGTCCGTCGGGCCCAGGAGCGGGTGCACCTTTTCAATGAAGCCGAACAGCTGGAAAAAGAACGACAGCGGACCCTGGCTGATCTCGATGCCGAAAAAAGCCGTACCAGGACAATCATCGAGGCCCTGCCCAGCGGGGTGGTCGTAACCAATACGGAAGGGGTGGTCGTTCTCATGAACCCCGCTTTTCTCTGGTGCCTCGGCCTTGATGCCGAGATGAAACCGGGAAGGGAGATCGAGCACTACAGTAATGATGAAGGCTTCTGCCGCATGGTCAGGGAGTTGTCCCATGGCGGCTGCGAAAATATGAAGGAACCCCCAACCTACGAGTTTGCCCTGCCGGACAATAAGTTTCTGCTGGCTGAGGGGCAGGCAATTGTCAATGAAGAAGATGACTGTCTAGGCGCGGTGGTAATTCTGGTTGACGTAACGGCATTGAAAGCTTTGGATCAGCTGAAATCAGAATTTGTTGCCAAGGTCTCCCATGAATTGCGCTCCCCCCTGTCAACCATCCATGAACAACTGGTCATGGTGGAGAAGAAACCGACCAAAGATCAATATATCCTGTCGCGGGCCCGCGAAAAAACCCAAGGCCTGATCTCCCTCATTGGCGACCTGCTGGATCTCTCCCGCATAGAAGCCGGCAATATGGGCGCCGTAGCCAAACCGGTTTCCCTGGCTGAACTGCTGGCCAATATCGTTGATTTCATCGGTGCGCAGGCCCAGGGGAGAAACCAGACGCTATCCCTGGAACTGCCGGAAATAGCGCTGCCGGATGTTGTTGCCGACCCGATGGCACTGGAAAGTATTTTCGGCAACCTGATTGCCAATGCCATCAAGTATACCCAGGAGGGCGGCACCATCAAGGTAGAAGTTGAACAGGTTGACAGCCAGATACAAGTGGCGGTTATTGACAACGGTTATGGCATGGAAGCCAGACAGCTGGAAAAGATATTTGACAAGTTTTACCGGGTTAAAAATGAAAAAACCCGTTACATTACCGGTACCGGGCTGGGACTATCCATTGTCAAAAGCCTGGTGGAAAAACTGAACGGCTCGATCACGGTTGCAAGTGAGCCCGATAAGGGCACGACCTTCACCGTCAGGCTGCCGGCAGCTGCGGCAAGCGGCAACGGCAGTCAGCGATAG
- a CDS encoding PAS domain S-box protein, which yields MQLTGKQQDYLFRAIHAFKRKLIVISPDFRILAVNKQGQMDQDIELNGRFCYEQFKGIDGPCEHCPVLESLHTRTPTYIGKHDISQRKMACVFSYPLFFNGEIDALVVVDFDLPVQVWLEEQMNQSSTFLHNLLLSSVDGVVAADKTGKLVIFNNAVSEILGYTIDEALEKLHVNNIYANENEAADVMRKLRSEEYGGKGKLKGHHVDLLGKNGQRIPVRLNASIVYKDDQEVATIGFFRDLRGTIQMEKELEKTQQQLLQSEKMASLGKLAAGVAHQLNNPLGGIILFTKLVMEENELSTEVQEDLRRILRDAERCRDTVKELLEFSRQTRQFMQPCDINQAINRTMFLLESQPIFQNITIEKHLTDNLPQVHADTQQLNHMLMNIILNAVDAMDGKGKLTIITRLPKAGERIYTEDGDTPVLEYPFCWLPSHGDRLCIEISDTGAGIPEEVLPHIFDPFFTTKEEGKGTGLGLSMVYGIVENHGGNIIAKSKPGTGTTFIVTLPLAAQDMEGGERE from the coding sequence ATGCAACTGACCGGCAAACAGCAGGACTATCTCTTCAGGGCCATCCATGCGTTTAAAAGGAAACTAATTGTCATCTCCCCCGATTTCCGCATCCTGGCCGTCAACAAGCAGGGTCAGATGGACCAGGATATCGAGCTGAACGGCCGGTTCTGCTACGAACAGTTCAAAGGAATTGATGGTCCCTGTGAACACTGTCCGGTGCTGGAATCACTCCATACCCGCACACCCACCTATATCGGCAAACACGACATCTCCCAGCGCAAGATGGCCTGCGTCTTCAGCTACCCTCTCTTCTTCAACGGCGAGATTGACGCCTTGGTGGTCGTCGACTTTGATCTGCCCGTCCAGGTCTGGCTGGAAGAGCAGATGAACCAGTCCAGCACCTTTCTGCACAACCTGCTGCTGAGTTCCGTTGACGGTGTTGTTGCCGCTGACAAAACCGGCAAACTGGTTATTTTCAATAATGCCGTTTCCGAGATCCTTGGCTACACAATCGATGAAGCCCTCGAAAAGCTGCATGTGAATAACATTTATGCCAATGAGAACGAAGCAGCCGATGTCATGCGGAAACTGAGGAGTGAAGAGTATGGCGGCAAGGGAAAACTGAAAGGGCACCACGTGGACTTGCTGGGGAAAAATGGCCAGCGGATTCCGGTTCGCCTGAATGCCTCCATCGTCTACAAGGATGACCAGGAAGTGGCAACCATCGGTTTTTTCCGTGACCTCCGGGGAACCATTCAAATGGAAAAGGAGCTGGAAAAAACCCAGCAGCAGCTGCTGCAGTCGGAAAAAATGGCCTCTCTCGGCAAGCTGGCCGCCGGCGTCGCCCACCAGCTCAACAACCCCCTGGGAGGCATTATCCTGTTCACCAAGCTGGTAATGGAGGAAAATGAACTGTCCACCGAAGTTCAGGAGGACCTGCGCCGCATACTGCGTGACGCTGAGCGATGCCGGGATACGGTGAAGGAGCTGCTGGAATTTTCACGTCAAACCCGCCAGTTCATGCAGCCTTGCGATATCAATCAGGCGATCAACCGGACCATGTTTCTCCTGGAAAGCCAGCCGATCTTTCAAAACATCACCATTGAAAAACATCTGACTGATAACCTCCCCCAGGTGCACGCCGACACCCAGCAGCTCAACCATATGCTGATGAATATCATTCTCAACGCCGTTGATGCCATGGACGGCAAAGGAAAGCTGACCATCATCACCCGGCTGCCAAAGGCCGGGGAGCGCATTTACACTGAAGACGGCGACACGCCGGTACTCGAATATCCTTTCTGCTGGCTGCCCTCCCATGGTGATCGTCTGTGCATCGAAATTTCCGATACCGGTGCCGGCATTCCCGAGGAGGTCTTACCCCATATTTTCGACCCCTTTTTCACCACCAAGGAAGAAGGCAAGGGAACCGGCCTGGGGCTGAGCATGGTCTACGGCATTGTCGAAAATCACGGTGGCAATATCATTGCCAAAAGCAAACCCGGTACAGGAACAACCTTTATTGTCACTCTGCCGCTGGCTGCCCAGGATATGGAAGGAGGAGAGCGTGAATAA